The following are encoded together in the Bos taurus isolate L1 Dominette 01449 registration number 42190680 breed Hereford chromosome 10, ARS-UCD2.0, whole genome shotgun sequence genome:
- the CPLX2 gene encoding complexin-2 isoform X1 has product MDFVMKQALGGATKDMGKMLGGEEEKDPDAQKKEEERQEALRQQEEERKAKHARMEAEREKVRQQIRDKYGLKKKEEKEAEEKAALEQPCEGSLTRPKKAIPAGCGDEEEEEEESILDTVLKYLPGPLQDMFKK; this is encoded by the exons ATGGACTTCGTCATGAAGCAGGCCCTTGGAG GGGCCACCAAGGACATGGGGAAGATGCTGGgcggagaggaggagaaggaccCTGACGcgcagaagaaggaagaggagcgGCAGGAGGCACTTCGGCAGCAAGAGGAGGAACGCAAGGCCAAGCACGCCCGCATGGAGGCCGAGCGTGAGAAGGTCCGGCAGCAGATACGAGACAAG TATGGGctgaagaaaaaggaggagaaggaggccgAGGAGAAGGCGGCCCTGGAGCAGCCCTGCGAGGGGAGCCTGACCCGGCCCAAGAAGGCCATCCCAGCAGGCTGCggggacgaggaggaggaggaagaggagagcatCCTGGACACGGTGCTCAAATACCTGCCCGGGCCGCTGCAGGACATGTTCAAGAAGTAA